From a region of the Papilio machaon chromosome 26, ilPapMach1.1, whole genome shotgun sequence genome:
- the LOC106715003 gene encoding uncharacterized protein LOC106715003, which produces MTSWTKELDEAAVLATSKGTWHIFLFYLLCSLAAIPTSFLVFSQVFTNATPEHWCAPPPVLEGLSLPDTLLRDLTVPKDNGVFESCSSYTLDTKTLLEALNDYVDERTGILQKDGVLQTIKTHHLIPATGIEEREKQIARVTEAVTFIRNKTTKCNTGWRFSTDQYPRTLVTEYSLVCEKEWLARISYTLFWVGSIFGNLLFGWMSDRYGRRTTILLMICLEVPLAIATAFPDSYTTYIFLRIIGGLFFPALYQQPFILALELMPPTRRPNVGIVVGMLFAGGISLLAVIAYVVRDWFHLTLATSVPFVLCFGYYWLIPESPRWLVGKGRIIEAEEVLRTLARKNGINLSEGFLFNIHRKLVNEDIREESTKTIAINKNKVEIPEIVENENVNCKINNMLIFNPDVTIVSKNKMINYRNAVTKDSKEINIAEESTDLLEELQSLNLQPKTKTETTTQNTTRIFINNGIDEADNKIMNDPSNENYEASLLDIFRYPNIRKKFLLSTFDWLSLGVIYNSLSYNTSNLGVNDHLAFFIGGVVEIPSYIVGWHCMERYGRRWVLCIFMFIGGLACLSCALVPDDMPWVTVALALSGRLFVAAAFAVFYVMIGELLPTVLRAQAIGLASFITGLGLLACPYIVHLAVYGRKLPLFLMGLLSISAGVIPLFLPETLNQPLPQTLKDGEVFGRNTKIFSCAASRY; this is translated from the exons ATGACATCTTGGACTAAAGAACTGGATGAAGCAGCTGTATTGGCAACAAGCAAAGGAACTTGgcatatttttctgttttaccTTCTTTGTAGTTTGGCAGCTATACCAACTTCATTTTTAGTCTTCTCTCag GTGTTTACCAATGCCACACCGGAACATTGGTGTGCTCCACCCCCAGTGCTCGAAGGTCTGTCGCTACCTGATACATTGCTTAGAGACCTGACAGTACCTAAAGATAATGGGGTCTTTGAATCATGTTCAAGCTACACATTAGACACGAAAACTTTGCTCGAAGCATTAAATGATTACGTCGATGAAAG AACGGGTATACTACAAAAGGATGGTGTCCTTCAGACGATAAAAACTCATCATCTAATACCTGCGACTGGAATCGAGGAACGTGAGAAAcaa atCGCAAGAGTGACAGAAGCAGTAACATTTATAAGAAACAAGACGACTAAATGCAATACTGGATGGCGATTCAGTACCGATCAATATCCGAGGACTCTTGTTACGGAG TATTCTTTGGTGTGTGAAAAAGAATGGCTAGCGCGAATTAGTTATACACTTTTTTGGGTCGGATCAATATTCGGTAATCTTCTCTTCGGCTGGATGTCTGACAg ATATGGGAGGCGGACGACAATTTTGCTGATGATCTGTCTTGAAGTGCCGTTAGCAATAGCAACAGCGTTCCCTGATTCGTACACAACTTACATATTCCTCCGCATTATCGGTGGTCTATTTTTCCCGGCGTTATATCAACAACCCTTTATATTGGCTTTAGAATTGATGCCACCTACTCGAAGACCAAATGTAG GAATCGTTGTGGGAATGCTCTTCGCTGGAGGAATCAGTTTATTGGCGGTTATCGCTTACGTGGTCCGAGATTGGTTTCACCTAACCTTAGCAACAAGTGTACCCTTCGTTCTGTGTTTTGg TTACTACTGGTTGATACCAGAGTCGCCGCGATGGCTTGTCGGTAAAGGTCGCATTATCGAAGCCGAAGAAGTACTCAGAACGCTAGCTAGGAAAAACGGAATCAATTTGTCTGAAGGATTTCTTTTCAATATACAT aggaAGCTTGTAAACGAAGATATCCGAGAAGAAAGCACCAAAACCATTgctatcaataaaaataaggttGAAATACCAGAAAttgttgaaaatgaaaatgttaattgtaaaataaataacatgctAATTTTTAATCCTGATGTTACAATAGTATCTAAAAATAAGATGATAAACTACAGAAATGCAGTAACAAAAGActcaaaagaaattaatatagcTGAAGAAAGTACAGATCTTTTAGAAGAACTGCAATCTCTAAATTTGCAACCAAAAACGAAAACGGAAACTACAACCCAAAATACAACaagaatatttatcaataatggAATCGATGAGGCcgacaataaaattatgaatgatCCCTCAAACGAGAATTACGAGGCATCTCTCTTAGACATATtcagatatccaaatataagaaagaaatttcTACTTTCAACATTTGATTGGTTGTCGTTAGGAGTAATTTACAATAGTTTAAGTTATAACACATCCAACTTAGGAGTCAATGACCATTTGGCATTCTTTATTG GTGGAGTAGTGGAGATCCCTTCTTACATAGTGGGTTGGCACTGCATGGAACGTTATGGTCGTCGATGGGTGCTCtgcatatttatgtttataggTGGACTGGCTTGCTTAAGTTGTGCGCTAGTTCCTGATG ATATGCCATGGGTCACTGTTGCCCTGGCATTGTCAGGAAGATTATTCGTAGCGGCAGCTTTTGCGGTATTCTATGTTATGATAGGAGAATTACTACCAACGGTGCTAAGAGCTCAAGCTATTGGATTGGCATCATTTATTACCGGCTTAGGTCTTTTAGCCTGCCCTTACATTGTACATTTG GCTGTTTATGGTCGTAAGCTACCGCTGTTTTTGATGGGCTTGCTAAGTATTTCAGCTGGAGTGATACCACTGTTCCTGCCTGAAACGCTCAATCAACCGCTACCACAAACATTAAAAGATGGAGAAGTGTTTGGtagaaatactaaaatattcagTTGTGCAGCTTCTAGATATTGA